Proteins encoded together in one Planctopirus ephydatiae window:
- a CDS encoding aldo/keto reductase, which yields MQYRELGKTGLKLPVVGFGASSLGQEFRKVDVSEAMQAVRVALDKGMNFIDTAPFYGRGMSEVLLGILFREIPRDSYILQTKLGRYDSNHFDFSAKRVRESVDVSLHRLGTDHIDIMICHDIEFVDVQQVIDETIPALREVQKSGKVRFIGVSGYPLKNFTTVLKQTPLDVVLSYNHYTLQNTSFGDLVPFLKERGVGIENAAPFAARLLCNDPLPVWHKATPKVREVAAQAATYCKEHGSDLAKLALQFSIRNEEMTTCIAGTANPARVSEWCRWAEEPIDEELLQEVLKILKPIHNWAHVEGKPENNEPAGSRFQNGEFVV from the coding sequence ATGCAGTATCGCGAATTGGGTAAGACAGGACTTAAGCTACCAGTGGTCGGCTTTGGAGCCTCATCGTTAGGGCAGGAGTTTCGTAAAGTTGATGTCTCCGAGGCCATGCAGGCCGTTCGGGTCGCACTCGACAAGGGTATGAACTTCATCGATACCGCCCCTTTTTATGGGCGCGGGATGTCGGAAGTGCTTCTGGGGATTCTCTTCCGGGAGATTCCGCGCGATTCGTACATCCTCCAGACGAAACTGGGGCGATACGATTCGAACCATTTCGATTTTTCGGCGAAGCGTGTGCGTGAAAGTGTTGATGTCAGTCTGCATCGACTCGGGACTGACCACATCGACATCATGATCTGCCATGACATTGAATTTGTCGATGTCCAGCAGGTCATCGACGAGACGATCCCGGCTTTGCGGGAAGTTCAAAAATCGGGCAAAGTGAGGTTTATCGGCGTCAGCGGTTACCCCCTCAAAAACTTCACGACCGTACTCAAGCAGACACCTCTGGATGTGGTGCTGTCGTACAATCATTACACGTTGCAGAACACAAGTTTTGGAGATCTCGTTCCGTTTTTGAAGGAACGCGGAGTGGGAATTGAAAATGCTGCCCCGTTTGCTGCCAGACTCTTATGCAATGATCCGTTGCCTGTCTGGCATAAGGCGACACCCAAAGTTCGCGAAGTGGCTGCTCAGGCAGCAACTTACTGCAAGGAACATGGGAGCGATCTTGCCAAGCTGGCGCTGCAGTTCTCGATTCGAAATGAAGAGATGACGACCTGCATTGCCGGGACCGCTAACCCGGCCCGAGTTTCGGAATGGTGCCGGTGGGCAGAAGAACCTATTGATGAAGAGCTGCTTCAGGAAGTCTTGAAGATTTTGAAGCCCATTCATAACTGGGCACATGTCGAGGGAAAACCTGAAAACAATGAGCCCGCTGGCTCCCGGTTTCAAAATGGTGAATTCGTCGTTTGA
- a CDS encoding RbsD/FucU family protein, with protein sequence MLKSKLIHPDILAVLGRAGHHARILIADGNYPASTTMGPNGTLISLNLSPGLVTVNQVLEAILSAIPIDHVHTMGIPADDPYAQLGDPPVWREFSATMAAAGLSIPLTPISKWDFYEEVKSTDHVLTIQTGDVALWANLLLKVGVRQP encoded by the coding sequence ATGCTCAAATCCAAACTGATTCATCCTGATATTCTCGCTGTCCTGGGACGGGCTGGGCATCATGCCCGCATCCTGATTGCGGATGGCAACTACCCCGCTTCAACAACCATGGGGCCCAATGGGACGCTGATTTCGTTGAATCTGTCGCCGGGGCTGGTGACGGTAAACCAGGTGCTCGAAGCCATACTTTCAGCGATTCCCATCGATCATGTGCATACCATGGGAATCCCTGCCGACGACCCGTATGCACAATTGGGTGATCCCCCCGTATGGAGGGAATTTTCTGCAACGATGGCTGCAGCCGGTCTTTCGATTCCTTTGACACCGATCTCTAAATGGGATTTTTACGAAGAAGTGAAATCGACCGACCATGTCCTGACAATCCAAACCGGCGATGTGGCACTCTGGGCGAATCTGCTTCTTAAAGTTGGCGTGCGTCAGCCATAA
- a CDS encoding sigma-54-dependent transcriptional regulator, giving the protein MAKEIKPAETSEVRVRVLIVDNDEAHAQAVADSLTRVGYDCTVASAGAESGKKALDLIEVENFDVIITELMMDEVDGLEILRRSKAELPDSEVILLTGHASIKSALTAGQHGAHTYLTKPLDISELRQAVDRASSRIRLLRKTFELSRRLDEKFGFEGVIGNSPSMHRLIEKLRSVAPTDSTVLIQGESGTGKELVARAIHQNSERKNKPFVPLNISALPESILESELFGHEAGAFTGAATKRIGKFEYANGGTLFLDEVGEMPMATQIKLLRVLEERRITRLGANDEIPINVRLVAATNADLQDMIKKGTFRKDLYFRLSVVTIVLPPLSERRADIPFLIDHFLKQFAERQKKPIPTVTRQVQQALMAYSWPGNIRELRNVVEGMMVLDIDGKLDVDDLPEGIGAGHHEHSEVDLIQHPAGNDGLIGRSLNDVEKYYIARALELTGGKRDEAANLLGIGERTLYRKIREYEL; this is encoded by the coding sequence ATGGCCAAGGAAATCAAGCCTGCAGAAACGAGTGAAGTCCGTGTCCGCGTGCTGATTGTGGACAACGACGAAGCCCATGCACAAGCCGTGGCTGACAGTCTGACGCGTGTGGGTTACGACTGCACAGTCGCTTCGGCCGGAGCAGAATCCGGAAAGAAGGCACTCGACCTGATTGAGGTTGAGAACTTTGATGTGATCATCACTGAACTGATGATGGACGAAGTGGATGGCCTGGAGATTCTGCGCAGGTCAAAGGCTGAACTTCCGGATTCCGAAGTCATATTGCTGACCGGGCATGCCTCGATCAAATCGGCACTGACAGCGGGACAGCACGGGGCTCATACTTATCTTACAAAACCGCTTGATATCAGTGAGTTGAGGCAAGCGGTGGACCGTGCCAGTTCGCGTATCCGCCTGCTGAGAAAGACATTTGAACTCAGCCGGCGACTTGATGAAAAGTTTGGTTTTGAAGGGGTGATTGGCAACAGTCCTTCGATGCACCGGCTCATTGAAAAGTTGAGAAGCGTGGCGCCGACGGATAGTACAGTCCTGATTCAGGGAGAAAGCGGGACTGGCAAAGAACTCGTGGCGCGGGCGATCCATCAGAACAGCGAACGCAAAAACAAGCCCTTTGTTCCACTGAATATTTCTGCCCTCCCCGAGAGCATTCTCGAGAGTGAACTGTTTGGTCACGAGGCCGGTGCGTTTACAGGAGCGGCCACGAAGCGAATAGGAAAGTTTGAATACGCCAACGGAGGGACACTCTTTCTTGACGAAGTGGGCGAAATGCCCATGGCCACACAAATCAAATTGCTGCGAGTCCTCGAAGAGCGTCGCATTACCAGGCTGGGTGCGAACGACGAAATTCCGATCAACGTCAGGCTCGTGGCTGCGACCAACGCTGATCTGCAGGACATGATCAAGAAGGGAACTTTCCGCAAAGATCTTTACTTCAGGCTTTCAGTCGTCACGATTGTCTTGCCACCACTCAGTGAGCGACGAGCTGACATCCCGTTCCTGATTGATCATTTTCTCAAGCAGTTTGCCGAGCGTCAAAAAAAGCCGATTCCCACCGTCACCCGTCAGGTTCAACAGGCCTTGATGGCTTATTCGTGGCCGGGAAATATTCGTGAGCTGCGCAATGTGGTGGAAGGGATGATGGTGCTCGACATCGATGGCAAACTGGATGTGGACGATCTTCCGGAAGGGATTGGTGCTGGCCATCATGAACACAGCGAAGTTGATCTCATTCAGCATCCTGCCGGGAACGATGGACTCATCGGGCGTTCGTTGAACGATGTCGAAAAGTATTACATTGCCCGGGCGCTGGAATTGACCGGTGGAAAGCGCGACGAAGCTGCCAATCTGCTGGGAATCGGCGAACGCACGCTCTATCGCAAGATTCGCGAGTATGAGCTGTAA
- a CDS encoding hydroxypyruvate isomerase family protein yields MTTSTRREWLGQTSDCLAAIAAGAALAGTAAINTSAASAQESTSPALKGNIRHSLVHWCYKDYWKDIHEFCRQAKKLGVQSVELVDPVHWPVLKEHGLSCAIASSHGFVKGVNDPANHEECLTVLRKKIDQAADFGCPSVITFTGMRANSKGVIIPDDVGMANCVKAYKQIAGYAEEKQVTLCLEHLNSRVSTHPMKGHPGYQGDHVDYCVEILKQVGSPRVKLLFDIYHVQIMDGDLISRIHQHKDWLGHIHTAGNPGRGELHVNQEVNYPAVMQALLDVGYQGYVGHEFIPTMDPAIGLKEAIHLCDV; encoded by the coding sequence ATGACGACTTCAACTCGCAGAGAATGGCTCGGTCAGACATCAGACTGTCTCGCAGCAATCGCGGCTGGTGCTGCTTTAGCGGGAACTGCAGCCATCAATACCAGCGCTGCCTCTGCCCAGGAATCAACGAGCCCGGCACTGAAGGGGAACATTCGCCATTCGCTGGTTCACTGGTGCTATAAAGACTATTGGAAGGACATTCACGAGTTTTGTCGTCAGGCGAAAAAACTGGGTGTCCAGAGTGTGGAACTGGTGGATCCTGTGCACTGGCCTGTTCTCAAAGAACACGGATTAAGCTGCGCGATTGCTTCGAGCCATGGTTTTGTCAAAGGGGTCAACGATCCTGCCAATCATGAAGAATGTCTGACAGTTCTGAGAAAGAAAATTGATCAAGCGGCGGACTTTGGCTGCCCCAGTGTGATCACATTCACCGGGATGAGAGCGAACTCGAAGGGAGTCATCATTCCTGATGACGTGGGTATGGCGAATTGCGTTAAGGCTTACAAGCAGATCGCCGGTTATGCCGAAGAGAAACAGGTCACGCTTTGCCTGGAGCATCTGAATAGCCGGGTATCGACCCATCCGATGAAAGGACATCCCGGATATCAGGGGGATCATGTCGATTACTGCGTCGAGATTCTCAAACAGGTCGGTTCGCCGCGAGTGAAGCTGTTGTTTGATATCTACCATGTTCAAATCATGGATGGTGATTTGATATCGAGGATTCATCAGCACAAAGATTGGCTGGGACATATTCACACGGCTGGTAATCCAGGTCGCGGTGAACTGCATGTGAATCAGGAAGTCAATTACCCTGCCGTCATGCAGGCCTTGCTGGATGTGGGCTACCAGGGCTATGTGGGGCACGAGTTCATTCCCACCATGGATCCAGCGATTGGACTGAAAGAAGCCATTCACCTTTGCGATGTCTGA